In Perca fluviatilis chromosome 3, GENO_Pfluv_1.0, whole genome shotgun sequence, the following proteins share a genomic window:
- the sema6dl gene encoding sema domain, transmembrane domain (TM), and cytoplasmic domain, (semaphorin) 6D, like isoform X3, translating into MGQRAALLLSELLLLLLLTASRTLLAVSFPEDTVALDVVDAHFSRRYPVFRGRPSGNESQHRLDFQLMTKIQDTLFIAGRDQVYLVSLRESYRNEIIPYRKLTWRSGQADRDMCAVKGKHRDECHNFIKVLVPRNDDLVFICGTNGFNPMCRYYRLDNLEFDGEEINGLARCPFDSKQTNVALFAEGKLYSATVADFQASDSVIYRSMGDGSALRTIKYDSKWLKEPHFLHAAEYGNYVYFFYREIAVEHSNLGKVVYSRVARICKNDVGGSQRVLEKHWTSFVKARLNCSVPGESFFYFDVLQSITDIIDINGVPSVVGVFTTQMNSIPGSAVCAFSMADIEKVFWGRFKEQKTPDSVWTPFPEEKLPKPRPGCCAGHGPAASLKSSIEFPDDTLQFIKSHPLMDTAVPSIGDEPWFTKTRVRYRLTALAVDNEAGPHKNYTVVFIGAESGVVLKVLAKTSSVSLNDSLLLEEIEVFNKAKCLSNHEDDKRVLSLHVDKEAHSLYVAFSSCVIRIPLSRCERHSSCHKSCIASRDPYCGWKPHGACERIQPGVLTGYEQDIEFGNTAHLGDCQAFLGTTSAPDYKSFGDPTSGVWDIQAGETNQMVHMNILITCVFAAFLMGALLAGLIVFCYRDSFLRKPRRVHKDAESAPSGSDSTGSFVKLNGLFDSPVKEFQTNIDSPKLYTNLLSNSKDLNSPNGDTKTMILRDGCQPPELAALPTPESTPVLQQKSLQPIKNQWERAHGKSSGPRKESNSSAKNPQFLPSSSAPPTSNSNHPPLALGHSHIPSAVVLPNATHDRSNLDNGDDTLPHSSERKLKNPDSKGSRKDQKRSVDARNTLNDLLKHLNDSVANPKAILQEGSGPRPRQQLTLEPMEELTELPPKVPSREASLYSPSSSLPRHSPTKRVDVPMPTTPTTPTGSLSMGGTLERQRGGYQLHRSASHRQSLSTSPNGVTMGVSVSRQHSMNRGGYMPPKPPSRLDSQGGVVGAGMHSAHPSSIPRQTYSGYGSLPRTGLKRTPSLKPDVPPKPNGFSPQTPQMRVVNKYSY; encoded by the exons ATGGGCCAGAGAGCTGCGCTTCTGCTCagtgagctgctgctgctgctgctgctgacagcCTCACGCACTCTCCTCGCAGTCAGCTTCCCCGAGGACACCGTGGCCCTCGATGTCGTTGACGCACACT TTTCAAGGAGGTACCCTGTGTTCAGAGGCAGGCCCTCTGGCAACGAGTCGCAGCATCGCCTTGACTTTCAGCTGATGACCAAGATACAGGACACTCTGTTCATCGCTGGCAG AGATCAGGTGTACCTGGTCAGTCTGAGAGAATCCTACAGGAATGAGATCATTCCTTACCGG AAGCTGACATGGCGATCGGGCCAAGCTGACAGAGACATGTGTGCCGTCAAGGGAAAACACAGA GACGAGTGCCACAACTTTATCAAAGTGCTGGTTCCCAGAAACGATGACCTGGTGTTCATCTGCGGTACCAACGGCTTCAACCCCATGTGCAGATACTACAGG CTGGATAACCTCGAGTTTGATGGGGAGGAGATCAATGGACTGGCACGGTGCCCATTCGACTCCAAGCAAACCAACGTTGCCCTTTTCGCTG aaGGGAAGCTGTATTCGGCAACTGTAGCCGACTTCCAGGCCAGTGATTCTGTCATCTATCGCAGTATGGGTGATGGATCAGCCCTAAGGACCATCAAATATGACTCCAAATGGCTGAAAG AACCTCATTTCCTGCACGCAGCAGAGTATGGGAATTATGTGTACTTTTTCTACCGAGAGATTGCAGTGGAGCACAGCAATCTGGGCAAG GTTGTATATTCCCGTGTGGCCCGGATCTGTAAGAATGATGTCGGTGGGTCACAGCGGGTGCTGGAGAAGCACTGGACATCTTTTGTAAAGGCAAGGCTGAATTGTTCAGTGCCAGGGGAGTCCTTCTTCTACTTCGATGTGCTTCAGTCCATCACTGACATCATCGACATCAACGGAGTTCCCTCGGTGGTGGGTGTGTTCACCACGCAGATGAACAG TATCCCAGGGTCAGCAGTGTGCGCCTTCTCCATGGCCGACATAGAGAAAGTATTCTGGGGTCGATTCAAAGAGCAGAAGACTCCTGACTCTGTGTGGACTCCATTTCCAGAGGAGAAGCTGCCCAAACCTCG ACCCGGGTGCTGTGCAGGTCATGGTCCAGCTGCGTCCTTAAAGAGCTCCATCGAGTTTCCGGACGATACCCTGCAATTCATCAAGTCCCACCCCCTCATGGACACAGCTGTGCCTTCTATTGGGGATGAGCCTTGGTTCACCAAGACTCGCGTCAG gtacaGACTGACCGCGCTGGCTGTTGACAATGAAGCAGGACCTCACAAGAACTACACCGTGGTGTTCATCGGGGCCGAGTCAGGGGTTGTCCTCAAGGTTTTGGCCAAgacctcctctgtctctctgaacGACAGCCTGCTTCTGGAGGAGATAGAGGTCTTCAACAAGGCCAA GTGCCTGTCTAACCACGAGGATGACAAGCGTGTCCTCTCGCTGCACGTGGACAAAGAGGCACACAGCTTGTATGTTGCCTTTTCAAGCTGTGTCATCCGTATTCCCCTGAGTCGCTGTGAACGGCATTCTTCCTGCCACAA GTCTTGCATTGCATCAAGGGATCCCTACTGTGGCTGGAAGCCTCATGGGGCATGTGAGAGGATACAGCCTGGTGTTTT GACTGGATATGAGCAGGACATTGAATTTGGAAACACTGCCCACCTGGGAGACTGCCAGG CATTTTTGGGCACTACATCAGCGCCAGATTACAAATCATTTGGCGACCCTACCTCTG GTGTGTGGGATATCCAAGCAGGTGAGACCAACCAGATGGTCCACATGAACATCCTCATCACCTGCgtgtttgctgcttttctcatgGGTGCTCTCCTGGCTGGTCTGATTGTTTTCTGCTACCGAGACTCATTCCTCCGTAAGCCCAGGCGTGTCCACAAGGACGCAGAGTCTGCACCTTCTGGCTCCGACTCCACTGGAAGCTTTGTCAAGCTCAACGGCCTCTTTGACAGCCCTGTCAAG GAGTTCCAGACCAACATTGATTCTCCCAAGCTGTACACCAATCTTCTGAGCAACAGCAAAGACCTGAATTCACCCAACGGAGACACCAAAACCATGATCCTGCGGGACGGCTGTCAGCCCCCTGAGCTGGCTGCCCTGCCTACACCCGAGTCCACCCCAGTGCTTCAGCAGAAAAGCCTGCAGCCCATCAAAAACCAGTGGGAGAGGGCTCATGGAAAGTCCAGTGGGCCTCGTAAAGAGTCCAACTCATCAGCCAAGAATCCTCagttccttccttcttcttctgctcctcCTACCTCCAACTCCAACCACCCTCCCCTCGCCTTGGGTCACTCCCACATCCCTAGTGCGGTTGTCCTGCCCAATGCCACACATGACCGATCTAACCTTGACAATGGAGACGATACACTGCCACATTCATCTGAAAGAAAGCTGAAGAACCCAGATTCTAAGGGAAGTAGGAAAGACCAGAAAAGGTCTGTGGATGCCAGAAATACCCTAAATGACCTTTTAAAACACCTAAATGACTCAGTGGCCAACCCCAAGGCCATTCTTCAAGAGGGATCAGGGCCTCGCCCACGGCAACAGCTTACACTGGAGCCCATGGAGGAACTAACAGAATTACCCCCCAAGGTGCCCAGCCGTGAGGCTTCCCTGTATTCTCCCTCCTCATCCCTGCCAAGGCACAGCCCCACCAAGAGGGTTGATGTGCCCATGCCTACAACTCCCACAACACCAACGGGCAGCCTGAGCATGGGGGGCACCctggagagacaaagaggggGGTATCAACTCCACCGGAGTGCCTCTCACAGGCAATCCCTATCCACCTCACCAAATGGGGTAACCATGGGGGTGTCTGTGTCTCGCCAACACAGTATGAACAGAGGGGGTTACATGCCCCCAAAGCCCCCCTCCAGACTTGACTCCCAAGGCGGAGTGGTGGGGGCAGGAATGCACTCAGCCCACCCATCCTCTATACCCCGACAGACCTATAGTGGGTATGGCTCACTCCCTCGCACAGGGCTTAAACGGACCCCATCGCTAAAACCAGATGTGCCCCCTAAACCCAATGGGTTTTCACCACAGACTCCACAGATGCGAGTGGTCAATAAGTACAGTTATTAA